Genomic window (Streptomyces sp. SLBN-31):
CACTACTTGGGCAACACGCCGGCGGTGTGCCGGGCCTCCTACATCGACGCGCGGGTCCTCGAACTGTTCGAGGAGGGGCGGACCGTCGCCCCCGCGCTCACCCGGCTGGGCGAGCACGGGCACTTCGGGCCTCCCGCCACCCAGGGCGCCGTCGAGGCGGCCGTGCTGGAACTCCTTTAGGAGTGACGCGACCGAGCCAGGTGGGCCGGTTGCGTCCTACGCTGAATTGCATGACCGAACAAGCAGCTCCCTACATCGCGCACCCGCGGATCATGGTGCTCGGAGTACAGCCGGGCACGCCCCCGTTCCGGATCGTGGAGATCGACGGCGAAGTGGTCGGCGAGGCCAAGGGCATCATCGACGTCCTGGAGGCCGCGGCGGCGTTCGGCATCACGGTCCACGACATGGACGATCCGGACGTGGTGCGCTGGGTCGGCGGCGACAAGTTCACCTGGAGACCGCACTAGGTCCTGCCGAGCTGGTCAGCCGACCGTCCACTTCTGGTTGGCGCCGCCCGTGCAGGACCAGATCTGCAGGCGCGTGCCGTTGGCCGAGTTGTTGCCGGTGACGTCGAGACACTTGTTCGCCTGCGGATTGACGATGTCGTGGGCCCCGGTGACCGTCCACTTCTGGTTCGGGCCGCCGGTGCAGTCCCACAGCTGGACGGTCGAGCCGTCCGCCGTGCCGTTGCCGGTGACGTCCAGGCACTTGCCCAGGGCGCGCAGTGTGCCGTCGGAGCCCACGGTCCACTGCTGGGCGGCGGTGCCGTTGCAGTCGTAGAGCTGGACGGGGGTGCCGTTGGCGGGGTTCGCGCCGGCGACGTCCACGCACTTCCCGGCCAGTCCCCTGATCGCCGCGCCGGTGGCCGTGTCACCCGTGGTGACCGACACCGAGTCCACCACCAGCTGCTGCGGGAAGGCCGTGGAGCCGTCGGGGTCGCCCGGCCAGTAGCCGCCCACCGCGAGGTTGAGGATCAGGAAGAACGGCTTGTTGAACACCCAGGTCTTCCCGCCGAGGTCGGCGGGAGTGCGGCGCTGGTAGACGTTGCCGTCCACGGACCAGGTGATCGAGTCGGGCGCCCAGTCGACGGCGAAGGTGTGGAAGGCGTCGGCGAAGGCTTGGCCGCCCGGCAGGGTGTAGGCGGCGCCGATGCCGCCGGAACCGGAGTAGCCGGGGCCGTGGATGGTGCCGTGCACGGTGGAGGGCTCGAAGCCGACGTTCTCCATGACGTCGATCTCGCCCGAGTCCGGCCAGTTGACCGGCGTGCCCAGCATCCAGAACGCGGGCCACATGCCCTGCCCGCGCGGGATCTTCATCCGGGCCTCGACGTGCCCGTACTGGGCGGTGAACTTCCCCGAGGTGTTCAGCCGGGCCGAGGTGTACTGGCAGGTGCCGTACCAGCACTGGTAGTTGGCGGGGTTCTCGCGCCGGGCGGTGATCACCAGATGGCCCTGGCCGTCCAGTGCCGCGTTCTTGCTGCCCGAGGTGTAGTACTGCCGCTCGTGGTTGTTGACGTTGTCGCCGGTCTCGGTCTGCCACTTCGAGGAGTCGACGGCGGCCCCGGCGGGCCCGTCGAAGGTGTCCGAGAACGTCACCGCGGCGGCGGTGGCCCTGGACGTCTCCGCCTGCGCCGCACCGGTCGCCGCGGTTGCGACCAGGACGGCGGAGAGGGCGGCGAACAGACATCTGCGCAGCAGTCGTGGGGAGGCCACGGCACTTCCTTCCGTACGGCGGCCGGGCGCACACGTGCGCCCGGCCGGGGTGGGGGGTGAAGGCGTCGCCTCTTGATTTAAGAAGTGAGATAAGCCCGCCGTCAATACATTGGTACGGACCGGAGTTCGGGGTTCCCGGTTACGCGCTCTTTGTCCGCTTGGCCGGCCGGGCGGGCACCCGCTCCCGGGCGTGCACCTTGCCCATCCGCCGCCCCAGCAGCAGCCAGCCGATCAGGGCGCCCGTGGTGTTGAGGATGACGTCGTCGATGTCGAAGGCGCGACCGTTGACCAGTGCTCCCTGGGCGAACTCCACGAGCAGCATCACCACGGCGGTCAGCAACAGGACGCGCAGCAGCCCGCGTGCCCGTGGCGCGACGACCGGCACGAGCACGCCGAACGGGACGCCCAGCAGAATGTTGCCGCCGATCTGCTTCACGGTGTCCCGCAGCGCCGGCTGCTCCATGTAGGCCCGGATCGAGCGGCCCGGATGCAGGTTGGTGTGCACCAGCGAGGTCGAGGCGGGGGAAGGCTCCAGCGTCAGCTTGGCCAGCACGACCGCGAACGCCACCATGGCCGCGAACGCGCCCAGCATCGCCAGCACCCGGATCGGCCAGGGGAGCACGTGCCGCTCGCGCGGCTCCGGGCGGGGCGCGGGACGCGCCTTCGCCTTCTTGACGGACTGCGCACTCGTCTCCGGCTTCGCGGCCTTGGCGGTGCGCAGGCGTAAAGCGGACAGCGGGCGCACTGCTGCACGGGCCATCAGGTCCTCCAGTCTTCAACTTGCCTGCGTTTCAAGGCGTTTACCCCCTCGCCGCCCGACGATGCCGCCGCATCCGCGGTCCGGGCCGGGCGCCCGCCCGGTTTCCCCTCCCGCTGTGGGGGCACTCCGGGCGATGAGCCGAGCGCGCCGCCACCAGCGGCACCCGTCGTGATGCTTGGATGCCGCGCAGGGACAGACCGGACATCTCGCCGGCACGGTGAGCGAGCGGAGCCCGAGGAGGTGGCGCATGACCCCGCGGACGGCACTCCTCGCCCTGGCCGAACTGCTCGCCTGGTGGGTCGCGCTCGCCCTCCTGTGGCTGGTCCTCATCAGCACGGTGGACACCCTGGAACTCGCCGTCGGCGCCGGCTGTGCCGGCGTGGGCGCCCTCGCCGCGCGGGCCGCCCGGCGGGCGGTGACCGGATCGTGAACGGCTGGACGCTGGCCGCGACCGTCGGGCTCGGCGCCGGCCTGGGGGCGGCCCTGTGGGGTGTGAGCACCGGGCCGCTGCGGCGCCGGGTCGTGGCCCAGAACCTGTCAACTGCCCTCGCCTGCCCCGGCCTGCTCCTCCTGTCCCAGGCCTACGGCCGCCCCTCCTACGCGGACCTCGGCCTCGTCCTCGCCCTGCTCGGCCCCGTCGGCACCCTCGTCTTCGCCCGGTTGCTCGCCGACGAACTCGCCGAGGACCCCCCGCGCGCCTGGGGAGCGACATGGGTGGTCGCCGGACTGGGCGCGGCCGCGGTCATCGCGCTGTGCGTGGCCACCGGGCCCGGCCGGGCCATGGTCAAACTGCTGGTGATCGGGGCGCTGTTGATCAGCGGGAACATCCTCGCCTCGCGTGCGCTGTCCGGAGGGTTCCGGGGGGTGCGCC
Coding sequences:
- a CDS encoding lectin gives rise to the protein MASPRLLRRCLFAALSAVLVATAATGAAQAETSRATAAAVTFSDTFDGPAGAAVDSSKWQTETGDNVNNHERQYYTSGSKNAALDGQGHLVITARRENPANYQCWYGTCQYTSARLNTSGKFTAQYGHVEARMKIPRGQGMWPAFWMLGTPVNWPDSGEIDVMENVGFEPSTVHGTIHGPGYSGSGGIGAAYTLPGGQAFADAFHTFAVDWAPDSITWSVDGNVYQRRTPADLGGKTWVFNKPFFLILNLAVGGYWPGDPDGSTAFPQQLVVDSVSVTTGDTATGAAIRGLAGKCVDVAGANPANGTPVQLYDCNGTAAQQWTVGSDGTLRALGKCLDVTGNGTADGSTVQLWDCTGGPNQKWTVTGAHDIVNPQANKCLDVTGNNSANGTRLQIWSCTGGANQKWTVG
- a CDS encoding VanZ family protein, whose translation is MARAAVRPLSALRLRTAKAAKPETSAQSVKKAKARPAPRPEPRERHVLPWPIRVLAMLGAFAAMVAFAVVLAKLTLEPSPASTSLVHTNLHPGRSIRAYMEQPALRDTVKQIGGNILLGVPFGVLVPVVAPRARGLLRVLLLTAVVMLLVEFAQGALVNGRAFDIDDVILNTTGALIGWLLLGRRMGKVHARERVPARPAKRTKSA
- a CDS encoding MrpF/PhaF family protein, which translates into the protein MNGWTLAATVGLGAGLGAALWGVSTGPLRRRVVAQNLSTALACPGLLLLSQAYGRPSYADLGLVLALLGPVGTLVFARLLADELAEDPPRAWGATWVVAGLGAAAVIALCVATGPGRAMVKLLVIGALLISGNILASRALSGGFRGVRRG